A stretch of the Chloroflexota bacterium genome encodes the following:
- a CDS encoding protease inhibitor I42 family protein has product MDKVKRIEGNGKAIIVWWVALLLLGACATPTVPASATPTAAATRVPGSASPASASPTPIAVTPIATTIRADVVLTESHHQIATTVKVGQIINVVDFPGYEWNVNYYDQVLLALTLPEKMKKPGASGWFFRVIAAGHTEIVLESIPPPCPGGTPCPPNIVRWVFPIQAVP; this is encoded by the coding sequence ATGGATAAGGTCAAGCGGATCGAGGGAAATGGCAAAGCGATAATCGTTTGGTGGGTGGCATTGTTGCTGCTTGGCGCGTGTGCTACGCCAACCGTTCCCGCGAGTGCGACGCCGACCGCGGCGGCAACGCGTGTTCCAGGTAGCGCATCGCCGGCATCTGCTTCGCCAACTCCAATTGCTGTGACCCCAATAGCGACGACCATTCGCGCCGATGTGGTGCTCACAGAGTCACACCATCAGATCGCGACGACGGTTAAGGTGGGACAGATTATCAATGTCGTGGATTTTCCCGGCTATGAATGGAACGTCAACTATTATGATCAAGTCTTGCTCGCGCTCACACTGCCGGAAAAGATGAAGAAACCGGGCGCGAGCGGTTGGTTTTTCCGCGTGATTGCGGCGGGTCACACCGAGATTGTTTTGGAAAGTATCCCGCCGCCGTGTCCGGGCGGCACGCCCTGTCCGCCGAACATTGTTCGCTGGGTATTTCCAATCCAAGCCGTCCCATAA
- a CDS encoding sugar ABC transporter substrate-binding protein, translating to MKRTILFLLFVCAMVACAPVASTAISAVPGAPKGEIVLVLSDTPEGAAGYQQLVDAFAKVQPNIKVTINNVPDSAQFLKRLAADFAAKTPPDVFLINYRRFGQFAIKGVLEPVDGFIAESQVIEPADFYSVALDAFKFKGKQYCLPQNLSSLQVYYNKKLFTAANVPFPKSNWTWNDFLSAARALTKSANGKVVQYGLGVDPVALRLAPFIWAHGGELVDDLNKPVRLALDSVPSREAFQWFVNLQVKEHVVPSKADEATEKSQSRFQHGTLGMLLQSRSITPELRDTIKDFEWDIAPLPGDNNVATMLHSDGYCIARDSKNKSAAWAFVEFANSSEGQKIIVASGRTVPSLKSVAESPLFLSSKLAPASNRVYLDMAPHIRRVPIMTTWLDIEDALNQEIKRAFYGDASVNDAIRSAASQTQEYFRLNQGDVGQ from the coding sequence ATGAAAAGAACGATTCTGTTTTTACTGTTCGTCTGCGCGATGGTCGCGTGCGCGCCTGTCGCTTCAACGGCAATTTCTGCCGTACCCGGCGCGCCCAAAGGTGAGATTGTGCTGGTGCTGAGTGATACGCCGGAAGGAGCGGCGGGCTATCAGCAACTCGTTGACGCGTTCGCCAAGGTTCAACCCAACATCAAGGTCACGATCAACAACGTTCCCGACAGCGCGCAATTCTTGAAACGCCTCGCCGCCGATTTCGCCGCCAAGACGCCGCCCGATGTATTCCTGATTAACTATCGCCGCTTTGGTCAGTTCGCGATCAAAGGCGTGCTCGAACCAGTGGATGGATTTATCGCGGAGAGCCAGGTCATCGAGCCAGCCGATTTCTATTCCGTCGCGCTCGACGCGTTCAAGTTCAAGGGCAAGCAATACTGCCTTCCCCAAAATTTGTCGTCGCTCCAAGTTTATTACAACAAGAAATTATTTACCGCCGCGAACGTTCCGTTCCCCAAAAGCAACTGGACGTGGAATGATTTTCTCAGCGCCGCGCGCGCGTTGACCAAATCGGCGAACGGCAAGGTCGTGCAGTACGGCTTGGGCGTTGACCCCGTCGCATTGCGACTCGCGCCTTTTATCTGGGCGCACGGCGGCGAGTTGGTTGACGATCTCAACAAGCCGGTGCGACTCGCGCTGGATTCGGTCCCGTCGCGCGAAGCGTTTCAATGGTTTGTGAATCTCCAAGTGAAGGAACATGTCGTTCCCTCCAAAGCCGACGAGGCAACCGAAAAATCTCAATCGCGATTTCAGCACGGCACGTTAGGTATGCTTTTGCAGAGTCGCTCCATCACGCCTGAATTGCGCGACACGATCAAAGATTTCGAGTGGGACATCGCGCCGCTGCCGGGCGACAATAATGTCGCGACGATGTTGCACAGCGATGGCTATTGCATCGCCCGCGATTCAAAGAATAAATCGGCGGCGTGGGCATTCGTCGAATTCGCCAACAGCAGTGAGGGACAGAAAATCATTGTTGCTTCGGGGCGCACCGTACCGTCGCTCAAGTCCGTCGCCGAATCGCCGTTGTTCCTCAGTTCGAAGCTTGCGCCGGCGAGCAATCGCGTTTATTTGGACATGGCGCCGCACATTCGCCGCGTGCCGATCATGACGACCTGGCTCGACATCGAGGATGCACTCAATCAAGAAATCAAACGCGCGTTCTACGGCGACGCTTCCGTGAATGATGCCATCCGCTCGGCGGCGAGCCAGACCCAGGAATACTTTCGGCTGAATCAAGGCGATGTGGGACAGTGA
- a CDS encoding carbohydrate ABC transporter permease, which translates to MKHDGSNLFVRAQKPGFFEKPGFCRSLRLSRRLITWAWLGALVIVFAFPLVWMLSYSLRPTTVPPPNRLEFFAPPFALENYLFALNRYVPLGRFLLNSLVVVVFAVPLTVVTASWAGFAMSQLSKRAQVFLFGLCLAWLLVPPPTVWIPRFLFFVQLGWIDSFATLIAPALMGASPFYVLLFYLAFLRVSRDVYESAQVEGASPLRIWYSIALPSAVPCVITVAMLAFTFFWNDYVSPLLYLRSPSNYTLPVGLQTLQQLAHSNYPVLMAASVIMVAPIVLLFAFAQRFFLQEQIELVRTVRTTKQNRT; encoded by the coding sequence ATGAAACACGACGGTAGCAATTTATTCGTACGGGCGCAGAAACCAGGTTTCTTCGAGAAACCAGGTTTCTGTCGGTCTCTCCGACTGTCTCGGAGATTAATCACCTGGGCGTGGCTCGGCGCGCTCGTCATCGTTTTCGCTTTCCCGCTCGTCTGGATGCTCTCATATTCCCTCCGACCGACTACCGTGCCTCCGCCGAATCGTCTGGAATTTTTTGCGCCACCGTTTGCGTTGGAGAATTATTTATTCGCGCTCAATCGCTATGTGCCGCTCGGCAGATTTCTTTTGAATTCCTTGGTCGTCGTTGTGTTCGCCGTCCCACTCACGGTGGTGACCGCATCCTGGGCTGGGTTCGCCATGTCGCAGTTGTCCAAGCGCGCCCAGGTATTCTTGTTCGGGCTGTGCCTCGCGTGGTTGCTCGTGCCGCCGCCGACGGTTTGGATCCCGCGATTCCTGTTCTTTGTCCAACTGGGCTGGATTGATTCGTTCGCAACGTTGATCGCTCCGGCGTTGATGGGTGCGAGTCCGTTCTACGTTTTGCTTTTCTATCTCGCGTTCTTGCGCGTCTCGCGTGATGTGTACGAATCAGCGCAGGTCGAGGGCGCAAGCCCATTGCGGATTTGGTATTCGATTGCGCTGCCTTCGGCAGTGCCGTGTGTGATCACGGTGGCGATGCTGGCATTCACGTTCTTTTGGAACGATTACGTCAGTCCGTTGTTGTACCTTCGCTCGCCGTCGAATTATACCTTGCCCGTCGGACTCCAAACATTGCAACAACTGGCGCACTCCAACTATCCCGTGTTGATGGCGGCGTCGGTCATTATGGTCGCGCCGATCGTCCTGCTCTTTGCATTCGCGCAACGCTTCTTTTTGCAAGAGCAGATCGAACTCGTGCGAACCGTCCGCACGACAAAGCAAAATCGAACGTAA
- a CDS encoding sugar ABC transporter permease, translating to MHLSRSLRLFSYKWQLRLLLAPFLIVGALLVLVPVFVTIGLAFAQYDIFSPPRWNDFANFQNFFADPRSKRALYNSLWFGAIAVPLRVAGAFLLALALNKSGRAFEIARATVYLPTIIPEVAYAMVWLLILNPGFGPLNLALNAMGLPSVAWLQEPLTARGSIVVMWLFQLGEGFVLMLAMLQTIPRELFESAALDGANRFQIFRRIVLPLIAPALFLLSFRDTALSFQGTFVPGLITTETGPYYATFFLPHYIVDESFGLFRYGYGAAGTIILYLVTAVYIGMQSLLADPE from the coding sequence ATGCATCTTTCCCGCTCGCTTCGGTTATTTTCCTACAAGTGGCAATTGCGTCTCTTGCTCGCGCCTTTTCTCATCGTGGGCGCATTGCTTGTGCTCGTTCCCGTCTTTGTAACGATTGGACTGGCGTTCGCGCAGTACGATATTTTTTCCCCGCCTCGGTGGAATGATTTTGCCAACTTTCAGAATTTCTTTGCCGATCCGCGCTCTAAACGCGCGCTCTACAATTCGCTGTGGTTTGGCGCGATTGCGGTGCCCTTACGCGTGGCTGGCGCGTTCCTCCTTGCGCTTGCGTTGAATAAAAGCGGACGCGCGTTTGAAATCGCGCGCGCCACGGTTTACTTGCCGACGATCATCCCCGAAGTCGCGTACGCGATGGTTTGGCTTCTCATTCTCAACCCAGGATTTGGACCGCTCAACCTTGCGCTCAACGCGATGGGTTTGCCCAGTGTTGCCTGGCTGCAAGAGCCGTTGACCGCGCGCGGTTCCATCGTGGTCATGTGGTTGTTTCAACTCGGCGAAGGGTTTGTGTTGATGTTGGCAATGCTGCAAACGATTCCACGCGAACTGTTTGAATCTGCCGCGCTTGATGGCGCGAATCGGTTCCAGATTTTTCGCCGAATCGTATTGCCGCTCATAGCGCCCGCGCTGTTTTTGCTTTCGTTTCGCGATACTGCGCTTTCGTTTCAAGGAACGTTCGTGCCCGGACTCATTACGACGGAAACCGGTCCGTACTATGCGACTTTTTTCTTGCCCCACTATATCGTTGACGAGTCGTTCGGTTTGTTCCGATATGGCTATGGCGCGGCAGGGACAATCATCCTGTACCTGGTGACGGCGGTGTACATCGGCATGCAGTCACTCCTCGCGGACCCAGAATGA